A stretch of the Gemmatimonadaceae bacterium genome encodes the following:
- a CDS encoding four helix bundle protein codes for MDDRDPLRVVDAARQFGQMVIEMTQGFPRGSPSRLRAQLSEAAQSISALLAEGLGRGTAAEKIRYSRMANGSLEESQDFLRKCVNLHLIDRKTFFRLWNFSVAISRMILSLIDYFERTAVV; via the coding sequence ATGGACGACCGCGACCCGCTCCGAGTTGTCGACGCTGCTCGGCAATTTGGCCAGATGGTGATCGAAATGACGCAGGGCTTTCCGCGCGGCTCACCGTCCAGACTAAGAGCGCAGCTATCCGAAGCGGCGCAGTCAATCAGTGCATTGCTCGCCGAAGGACTAGGACGCGGCACGGCCGCCGAGAAGATTCGTTACTCGCGAATGGCGAATGGTTCGCTCGAGGAGAGCCAGGACTTTCTGCGCAAGTGTGTGAATCTGCACCTGATCGATCGAAAGACTTTTTTCAGGCTTTGGAATTTCTCTGTTGCGATTAGCCGGATGATTCTTTCGCTCATCGACTACTTCGAGCGGACAGCAGTCGTATAA